One genomic window of Pirellulales bacterium includes the following:
- a CDS encoding error-prone DNA polymerase, translated as MPDPPPAKREIRLVAHANGAPPAVRYAELHAKTNFSFLTGASHPDELVARAAELGYAALAVTDRESLAGVVRAHAAAKAVDLKLLIGAEIHPLDALPVVLLAIDRLGYANLSRMLTLGRRRAPKGECELRLTDLAEHADGLLALVCLRPSPATAFSSKKPVGEHNAVLPMRAEMATSPSLHTSLREKNAEIPVADSLTRYREVFGDRAYALAELHRGPDDSQSLAEIVALAARARLPLVAANDVHYHVPERRVLADVLAATRQGVTVAEAGPRGFANAERHLKSPAEMAELFVDYPQAIARAAEIADRCTFSLEELRYEYPEELCPPGVTAQAHLTQLTWRGVRERYPQGIPPKVRELVEHELHLIEQLHYEAYFLTVWDLVRYARSRNILCQGRGSAANSAVCYCLGVTSVDPEQIDVLFERFVSAERNEAPDIDIDFEHERREEVLQYVYDKYGRDRAGMTAEVITYRLRSAVRDVGKALGLSLDRVDALAKTIDGRGYEDRWRTGLPEAGIDPASALGQQLATLVEELVGFPRHLSQHVGGMVMTRGPLCEMVPIENAAMPGRTVIQWDKDDLDELGILKVDCLALGMLTAIHKCFDLVEQHYGPQLTLANIPQADEAVYEMICRADTMGVFQIESRAQMSMLPRLRPREFYDLVIEVAIVRPGPIQGNMVHPYLRRRAGLEPVDFPNEEIRQVLAKTMGVPIFQEQAMRLAVVAAGFTPGEADQLRRAMGAWRKTGVIEKFRQRLISGMLSRGLSLEFAESVFHQISGFGEYGFPESHSASFALLVYVSSWLKYYYPAAFAAALVNSQPMGFYAPAQLVRDAREHGVTVLPADVNLSEWNCTLEECPEREVVRAENHSSGVPRNPSPLRGEGRVRGERAGAISDGTAGKGNFALRLGLRLLSGMPEGVVERIATARRDGPFRSLDDLARRARLGRPLLVRLVKADAVRSLELDRRAGLWQALAAGEQAREMPLFDPLPDPASQEPAVPLPALTTYEEVLADYQTAGLSLRAHPMSFFRDKLATLGVLRANELPTARPGRQVRVAGLVLVRQRPGTASGITFVTLEDETGVANLVIRPDVWQRFRPAAKNAVALLAQGKLERQGEVIHILVNRLLDVREISGQMSSRSRDFR; from the coding sequence ATGCCCGATCCTCCTCCGGCAAAACGTGAAATCCGACTTGTCGCGCACGCGAATGGCGCGCCGCCGGCGGTGCGTTATGCCGAGCTGCATGCGAAGACAAACTTTTCATTTCTCACCGGCGCGTCCCACCCTGACGAACTCGTAGCCCGGGCCGCCGAGCTGGGGTATGCGGCGCTGGCCGTTACCGATCGCGAAAGCCTGGCCGGCGTGGTGCGGGCTCATGCCGCGGCCAAGGCCGTGGACCTGAAGCTGCTCATCGGCGCCGAAATTCATCCTCTCGACGCGCTCCCGGTGGTGCTCCTGGCCATCGATCGTTTGGGCTATGCGAACCTATCGCGCATGCTCACCCTGGGCCGGCGGCGCGCGCCGAAAGGAGAGTGCGAACTACGCCTAACGGATCTGGCCGAGCATGCCGACGGCCTGCTTGCGCTTGTTTGCTTGCGACCATCTCCCGCGACTGCGTTTTCCAGCAAGAAACCGGTCGGCGAGCATAACGCAGTGCTGCCGATGCGGGCTGAGATGGCCACTTCGCCTTCTCTTCACACTTCTCTGAGAGAGAAAAACGCGGAGATACCGGTCGCTGATTCCCTGACCCGCTATCGCGAAGTCTTCGGCGATCGGGCTTACGCGTTGGCTGAGTTGCATCGCGGACCGGACGATTCTCAATCGCTGGCTGAAATAGTAGCGCTCGCCGCTCGGGCGAGGTTACCGCTGGTGGCAGCCAACGACGTGCATTACCACGTGCCCGAGCGGCGCGTTTTGGCCGATGTTCTGGCAGCAACGCGGCAAGGAGTGACCGTGGCCGAGGCCGGCCCGCGCGGCTTTGCCAACGCCGAGCGGCACTTGAAATCGCCGGCGGAAATGGCGGAGTTATTCGTCGATTATCCCCAGGCGATCGCGCGCGCGGCCGAAATCGCCGATCGCTGCACGTTTTCGCTGGAAGAATTGCGTTACGAATATCCCGAAGAGCTTTGCCCGCCGGGTGTCACGGCGCAGGCGCATCTAACGCAATTGACCTGGCGCGGAGTCCGCGAGCGCTATCCGCAGGGGATTCCGCCGAAAGTGCGCGAGCTGGTCGAACACGAGCTGCATTTAATCGAGCAATTGCACTACGAGGCCTATTTTCTCACCGTGTGGGACCTGGTCCGTTACGCGCGCAGCCGCAACATCCTCTGCCAGGGACGCGGCTCGGCGGCTAATTCCGCCGTTTGCTATTGCCTGGGTGTGACCTCGGTCGATCCCGAGCAAATCGACGTGCTATTCGAACGCTTCGTCAGCGCCGAGCGCAACGAAGCGCCGGACATCGATATCGATTTCGAGCACGAGCGGCGCGAAGAAGTCCTGCAATACGTGTACGACAAATACGGTCGCGATCGGGCCGGTATGACCGCTGAGGTGATCACCTATCGGCTGCGCTCGGCCGTGCGCGACGTGGGAAAGGCGCTCGGGCTGTCGCTCGACCGGGTCGATGCGCTAGCCAAAACTATTGATGGCCGTGGGTACGAAGATCGCTGGCGCACCGGATTGCCGGAAGCAGGCATCGATCCGGCGAGCGCGCTCGGACAGCAACTGGCCACGCTGGTTGAAGAACTGGTCGGCTTTCCTCGCCACTTGTCCCAACACGTCGGCGGCATGGTGATGACGCGCGGGCCTTTGTGCGAAATGGTGCCGATCGAAAACGCCGCCATGCCCGGACGCACCGTCATTCAATGGGACAAGGACGACCTGGACGAGCTGGGCATCTTGAAAGTCGACTGCCTGGCGCTGGGCATGCTGACGGCCATTCACAAATGTTTCGACCTGGTCGAGCAGCATTACGGCCCGCAACTGACACTGGCCAACATCCCCCAGGCTGACGAGGCTGTGTATGAGATGATCTGCCGCGCCGACACGATGGGCGTGTTTCAGATCGAAAGCCGCGCGCAGATGAGCATGCTGCCACGGCTGCGCCCACGCGAGTTCTACGATCTGGTGATCGAAGTAGCGATCGTGCGCCCCGGTCCGATCCAGGGCAACATGGTGCATCCTTACTTGCGGCGCCGTGCGGGCCTGGAGCCCGTTGATTTCCCCAACGAAGAAATTCGCCAGGTGCTCGCCAAAACGATGGGCGTGCCGATCTTTCAAGAGCAGGCGATGCGGCTGGCCGTGGTTGCGGCCGGCTTCACGCCAGGCGAGGCCGATCAGCTGCGCCGCGCCATGGGAGCCTGGCGCAAGACCGGCGTCATCGAGAAATTCCGTCAACGGTTAATCTCGGGCATGCTCTCGCGCGGACTGTCGCTGGAATTTGCCGAAAGCGTATTCCACCAGATCAGCGGATTCGGCGAATACGGTTTTCCCGAATCGCATTCGGCCAGCTTCGCGCTGCTGGTGTACGTCTCGTCATGGTTGAAGTACTACTACCCAGCCGCGTTCGCCGCGGCGCTGGTCAATAGCCAGCCCATGGGTTTTTACGCGCCGGCTCAGCTCGTACGCGACGCGCGCGAGCATGGTGTAACCGTTCTGCCGGCGGACGTGAATCTGAGCGAATGGAATTGCACGCTGGAGGAATGCCCAGAGCGCGAGGTGGTGCGGGCAGAAAATCACTCTAGCGGCGTTCCACGAAACCCCTCTCCCCTGCGGGGAGAGGGCAGGGTGAGGGGCGAGCGTGCCGGCGCAATAAGCGATGGCACCGCCGGAAAAGGCAACTTCGCCTTGCGTCTCGGCCTGCGCCTACTGTCCGGTATGCCCGAGGGAGTTGTGGAAAGGATCGCCACGGCGCGGCGCGACGGACCGTTTCGTTCGCTCGACGACCTGGCGCGACGGGCGCGCTTGGGGCGTCCCCTCCTGGTGCGCTTGGTCAAAGCCGACGCAGTGCGATCGCTGGAGTTAGATCGGCGCGCAGGATTATGGCAGGCGCTGGCGGCCGGCGAGCAGGCGCGCGAGATGCCGCTCTTCGATCCTTTGCCCGATCCCGCCTCGCAAGAACCGGCCGTTCCACTGCCGGCACTCACGACGTACGAAGAAGTACTGGCCGACTATCAGACTGCGGGCTTGTCGCTGCGAGCGCATCCGATGTCGTTCTTTCGCGACAAGCTGGCGACGCTCGGCGTATTGCGCGCCAACGAACTGCCCACTGCGCGGCCGGGGCGGCAAGTACGCGTGGCCGGGCTGGTCCTCGTTCGGCAACGGCCCGGCACGGCCAGCGGCATCACGTTCGTCACCCTGGAAGACGAAACGGGCGTTGCCAACCTGGTGATTCGCCCCGACGTCTGGCAACGTTTTCGCCCAGCGGCAAAAAACGCCGTGGCGCTGCTTGCACAAGGAAAGCTGGAGCGGCAAGGCGAAGTGATCCACATCCTGGTGAATCGCCTGCTCGACGTGCGCGAGATCTCAGGGCAGATGAGCTCGCGGTCGCGCGATTTTCGCTGA
- a CDS encoding tubulin-like doman-containing protein, with protein sequence MATSATRTREPILGYEVTERIGAGGYGEVWKATAPGGLTKAIKFVYGYLDDERARRELKALSRVKLVRHPFLLSLERIEVVDGQLVIVTELADMSLKDRHDQCKAAGMVGIPRDELLGYLRDAADALDYMRDKYSLQHLDVKPENLLLVAGHVKVADFGLVKDIDDTRASMMGGLTPIYASPEVFDDRPSQCSDQYSLAIVYQEMLTDTLPFPGKTTAQLAAQHLQSRPRLTALPPDDKPIIDRALSKDPAARFGTARAMVDALTTAGRSPAEAKPAGTVGGETTPLAIGDTHQARPAAPVGPLPETSTQMLDGGTARQEIPSSEEVTSATCVSASDKGVPEELIDSGAATALNGHAAKSLEKPLAPAPAKESGVAAPHRRPRAKPVVHDLPPLNASLEAAFRPLLMVGVGGTARLVVNQLERRLADRFGDLQKLPALKMLAFDTDPSDVAADAAPERTRSVGEFLAMPLRKPEDYRHGSTKFLAWMSRRWLYNIPRSLETEGLRPLGRLAMVDHAEPLVEQLTAALDAITAAAAIEASAGQTGLPAGNNAPRLMLVASICGGTGGGMALDVAYLLRRLLRDRGLPDDCLSVLLLHWSRRNASAHELAVANTFGVLSELAHFCEHGYPGEPSLGLPPSSPSDARLPGMYLVNLGDELGEHDLPGVARSVADYLFLSSTAVAGSWLDAARRESSDPAADGRAAEPALRTFGVCRLGAGDEVVATAADDACGALLALWCGTAPDGRDRQAAASGHSAHPAIGTSSSAETDRLTSERIALLGLSLDHVTEQLEQAAASGLGGDVDAFLQELTTQAAAVPLKSPATGGFDDEMHPQLAALDRVLGLPASGADPTVLVTALETHMRETSRQHGAALRAWVVELTNNHRVRLAGAARAMEEISRHVRELRDTAQKVRAKTGDELRSAAGAVIGGKSRSRLWPARGSAQASPAEQQSRLLHYASLKFMDTVFASAVKYAQMLTWELSTIAEQLSETRRELSRLATLFAHDDARRREAHASGAAAVDAALREIAQQRLPEIVAQLDEEFERELIAPRGGLSAALAGGKDFREQLIAALRTRSRAAVLSAVRSATVARGALEENESPGSEDELLRSCLAEAMPELAMCGGNRRLLVLTNRPEDVAALAEGVTRIAGHAPSVVVDSANDPALCYEVAGLPLWEVAASLVDGQPHCAALASRLHTRCDIEWTPLALPE encoded by the coding sequence GTGGCAACGTCAGCGACTCGCACCCGCGAACCGATACTCGGCTACGAAGTAACCGAACGTATCGGCGCCGGCGGCTACGGCGAAGTGTGGAAGGCCACGGCGCCCGGCGGCCTCACCAAGGCCATCAAGTTCGTCTATGGATATCTCGACGACGAACGCGCGCGGCGCGAGCTGAAAGCCCTGTCGCGCGTCAAGCTCGTGCGGCATCCCTTCCTGCTCTCGCTCGAACGCATCGAAGTCGTCGACGGCCAGTTGGTCATCGTTACCGAGCTGGCCGACATGAGCCTCAAGGACCGGCACGACCAGTGCAAGGCCGCCGGCATGGTCGGCATTCCCCGCGACGAGTTACTGGGCTATTTGCGCGACGCCGCCGATGCGCTCGACTACATGCGCGACAAGTATTCGCTGCAGCATCTCGACGTTAAGCCCGAGAATCTGCTGCTGGTTGCGGGTCACGTCAAGGTCGCGGATTTCGGGCTCGTCAAAGACATCGACGATACCCGGGCTTCGATGATGGGTGGCCTGACGCCGATTTACGCTTCGCCTGAGGTGTTCGACGATCGCCCCAGCCAGTGCAGCGATCAATACAGCCTGGCGATCGTCTACCAGGAGATGCTCACCGACACGCTGCCGTTCCCGGGCAAGACCACGGCCCAACTGGCAGCGCAGCATCTGCAAAGCCGACCGCGTCTGACCGCGCTGCCGCCCGACGACAAGCCCATTATCGATCGCGCCCTTTCCAAAGACCCGGCCGCGCGCTTCGGCACGGCCCGGGCCATGGTCGACGCATTGACAACGGCGGGCCGATCTCCTGCCGAAGCCAAGCCGGCCGGAACCGTCGGCGGCGAGACGACGCCGCTGGCCATCGGCGACACCCATCAAGCGCGCCCGGCCGCCCCAGTGGGCCCGTTGCCCGAGACCTCGACGCAAATGCTCGACGGTGGAACGGCGCGCCAAGAAATACCTTCCTCCGAGGAGGTAACTTCGGCGACCTGCGTCAGCGCCTCGGACAAAGGCGTCCCGGAAGAATTGATCGACTCCGGGGCCGCCACGGCCTTGAATGGCCACGCCGCGAAGTCGTTGGAAAAGCCGCTGGCGCCGGCTCCCGCCAAAGAGTCCGGCGTCGCCGCGCCGCATCGCCGTCCACGGGCCAAGCCGGTCGTCCACGACTTGCCTCCGCTTAATGCGTCGCTCGAGGCTGCCTTTCGGCCGCTCTTGATGGTGGGAGTGGGAGGGACCGCGCGGCTCGTCGTGAATCAACTCGAACGCCGGTTGGCGGATCGCTTCGGTGATTTGCAAAAGCTGCCGGCATTGAAAATGCTGGCCTTCGATACCGATCCGAGCGACGTCGCCGCCGATGCCGCGCCCGAGCGGACACGAAGTGTCGGCGAGTTTCTGGCGATGCCGCTGCGCAAGCCGGAAGATTATCGGCACGGCTCGACCAAGTTTTTAGCGTGGATGAGCCGCCGCTGGCTGTACAACATTCCCCGTTCGCTCGAGACCGAAGGGTTACGGCCGCTGGGCCGGCTCGCCATGGTGGACCATGCCGAGCCACTGGTCGAGCAGTTGACTGCGGCACTCGACGCCATCACTGCGGCGGCAGCGATCGAGGCTAGCGCCGGGCAGACTGGCTTGCCTGCCGGCAACAACGCTCCGCGCCTCATGCTCGTCGCGTCGATCTGCGGCGGCACCGGCGGTGGCATGGCGCTCGACGTCGCTTACCTGCTCCGCCGACTGCTGCGCGATCGTGGCCTGCCGGACGATTGCCTGAGCGTGCTGCTATTGCACTGGTCGAGACGCAATGCGTCGGCCCACGAGCTGGCCGTGGCTAACACCTTTGGCGTGCTTAGCGAGCTCGCGCACTTTTGCGAGCACGGCTACCCTGGCGAACCATCGCTAGGGCTGCCGCCGAGCAGCCCTAGCGACGCGCGCCTGCCGGGCATGTACTTGGTCAATCTCGGCGACGAGTTGGGAGAGCACGACCTGCCAGGCGTTGCTCGCTCGGTGGCCGATTATCTGTTTCTCAGCTCCACGGCCGTGGCAGGTTCATGGCTGGACGCCGCGCGCCGCGAGTCGTCGGATCCTGCGGCCGACGGGCGAGCGGCAGAACCGGCGCTCCGCACTTTTGGAGTCTGCCGCCTGGGGGCGGGAGATGAAGTCGTGGCCACAGCCGCCGACGACGCATGCGGTGCGCTCCTTGCTCTGTGGTGCGGCACTGCACCGGACGGCCGTGACAGGCAGGCTGCGGCGTCCGGGCATTCCGCACACCCGGCGATCGGTACCTCATCCAGTGCCGAAACCGACCGGCTGACAAGTGAGCGCATCGCGCTTTTGGGCTTGTCGCTCGATCATGTCACCGAACAGCTCGAACAAGCAGCCGCCTCAGGCCTTGGCGGCGACGTCGACGCGTTCCTGCAGGAATTAACAACTCAAGCAGCTGCAGTCCCGTTGAAATCGCCGGCGACGGGCGGCTTCGATGACGAAATGCATCCGCAACTGGCGGCGCTCGACCGTGTTCTGGGCCTTCCCGCTTCAGGAGCCGACCCAACCGTACTGGTTACCGCGCTCGAAACGCACATGCGCGAAACAAGCCGGCAGCACGGGGCGGCGCTGCGAGCGTGGGTCGTCGAGTTGACGAACAATCATCGCGTGCGGCTGGCCGGAGCTGCCCGCGCGATGGAAGAAATCTCGCGGCACGTGCGCGAGCTTCGAGACACGGCGCAAAAAGTACGCGCCAAGACAGGCGACGAGTTGCGCTCGGCAGCCGGGGCGGTGATCGGTGGCAAGTCGCGATCGCGGCTGTGGCCCGCGCGGGGCAGCGCCCAAGCCTCGCCGGCCGAGCAACAGTCGCGCCTGCTGCATTACGCCAGTCTGAAATTCATGGATACGGTATTCGCCTCGGCGGTCAAATACGCGCAGATGTTGACTTGGGAATTGTCGACGATCGCCGAGCAATTGTCCGAGACGCGCCGCGAATTGTCGCGGCTGGCCACACTGTTTGCGCATGATGATGCGAGGCGTCGCGAGGCACACGCGTCCGGGGCGGCGGCGGTTGATGCGGCGTTGCGAGAGATTGCCCAGCAGCGCCTGCCAGAAATCGTCGCCCAGTTGGACGAGGAATTCGAGCGCGAACTGATCGCTCCACGGGGCGGATTGTCCGCCGCGCTCGCCGGCGGCAAGGATTTTCGCGAGCAGCTCATAGCCGCGTTACGAACACGTTCCCGCGCGGCGGTGTTGTCGGCCGTACGTTCAGCCACCGTGGCACGTGGAGCGCTTGAGGAGAATGAATCGCCGGGTTCGGAGGACGAGCTCTTGCGATCCTGCCTGGCCGAGGCCATGCCAGAGCTGGCCATGTGCGGCGGCAATCGCCGGCTTCTCGTGCTGACCAATCGGCCGGAAGATGTCGCGGCACTCGCCGAAGGGGTAACGAGGATTGCCGGCCATGCCCCGTCGGTGGTCGTCGACAGTGCCAATGACCCGGCCTTGTGCTACGAAGTGGCCGGCTTGCCTCTGTGGGAGGTCGCGGCTTCGCTCGTCGATGGGCAGCCGCACTGCGCGGCGCTTGCTTCGCGGCTGCACACGCGCTGCGATATCGAATGGACGCCACTCGCGCTGCCCGAGTGA
- a CDS encoding GxxExxY protein, with the protein MLKHEQITTEIIGAAIEVHKILGPGLLESAYEECLCHELSLRHIALKRQVPLLVQYKDAALDCGYRLDIVVADAVVLELKCVEALLPIHEAQLLTYLKLSTKPVGLLINFNVPVLKDGIRRRVL; encoded by the coding sequence ATGTTGAAACACGAACAGATCACTACCGAAATCATTGGGGCTGCTATTGAAGTGCATAAGATCCTAGGGCCAGGTTTGTTGGAATCGGCTTATGAAGAATGCCTATGCCACGAGCTGTCGCTGCGCCACATCGCTCTAAAACGACAGGTTCCTCTACTCGTACAGTACAAGGATGCGGCACTCGACTGCGGCTATCGGTTAGACATCGTCGTCGCCGATGCGGTCGTTCTCGAGTTGAAATGTGTCGAAGCCTTACTACCCATCCACGAAGCGCAACTGCTGACATACCTAAAGCTCAGCACCAAGCCGGTTGGTTTGCTGATCAATTTCAACGTGCCTGTTCTCAAAGACGGCATCCGGCGACGTGTCCTATAG
- a CDS encoding EAL domain-containing protein, whose translation MQTQLMEKRVVGVPWLERLREGADALQHPLHSFPFSIGRVESADLQIDDSRVSREHAVILREGKTYRVRDLHSTNGTLLNGQRIQDAELADGDILVIAGVEFTFYAERSGRSYSMATEVAEVGNTTSDAAQGRDLVRAIRRLQQSLTQRSVDVHFRPVIDLGSHRIFGHEALRSSTEQPAIPCEQLVLASAPRVAGHLYQLARLIAVEESTRHGLGDNLFLPVEAAEIGSDALFDSLTLLTRLLPAGHRLVISIPETVVCDIPYFQTLRLGLRELGIRTAYQGFAGTHAQVSEKKSVPPDFLVLASSLTTGIHRQPERQRQIQSIVRACHDLGSMAIATGLQTEEESRTCHDLGIAYGEGNLFGKPGQAASVADRSVEHTLEASLRR comes from the coding sequence ATGCAAACGCAATTAATGGAAAAGCGCGTCGTCGGAGTCCCCTGGCTGGAACGGCTACGCGAGGGGGCCGATGCGCTGCAGCATCCCCTGCACTCCTTCCCCTTCTCGATCGGGCGTGTCGAATCAGCCGATTTGCAAATTGACGACAGCCGCGTTTCGCGCGAGCACGCCGTCATCCTGCGCGAAGGAAAAACGTATCGCGTTCGCGACCTGCACAGCACCAATGGCACGCTGCTGAACGGCCAAAGGATTCAAGACGCCGAACTCGCCGACGGAGACATCCTGGTCATCGCCGGCGTCGAATTCACCTTTTACGCCGAGCGCTCCGGCCGGTCGTATTCCATGGCCACGGAAGTGGCCGAGGTTGGTAACACGACCAGCGACGCGGCCCAAGGCCGCGACCTGGTTCGCGCGATCCGCCGCTTGCAGCAGTCACTGACGCAACGAAGCGTCGATGTTCATTTCCGGCCAGTGATTGATCTGGGATCGCATCGCATCTTCGGCCATGAGGCGCTCCGTTCTTCCACCGAGCAGCCGGCGATCCCCTGTGAACAATTGGTGCTGGCCTCGGCGCCGCGCGTGGCCGGACATTTGTACCAACTGGCGCGGCTGATCGCCGTCGAAGAATCGACCCGGCACGGCCTGGGCGACAACCTGTTCTTGCCGGTAGAAGCGGCCGAAATTGGCAGCGATGCCTTATTCGACTCGTTAACCTTGCTCACCAGGCTCCTGCCCGCAGGTCACCGTCTGGTCATTTCGATCCCCGAGACCGTGGTCTGCGACATCCCTTATTTTCAGACGTTACGGCTGGGGCTGCGCGAACTAGGCATCCGCACGGCGTACCAGGGCTTCGCAGGGACGCACGCGCAAGTCTCGGAAAAGAAAAGCGTGCCCCCCGATTTCCTCGTGCTCGCTTCGTCGTTGACAACCGGCATTCATCGCCAACCCGAACGGCAGCGGCAAATTCAATCGATCGTACGTGCGTGCCACGACCTGGGCAGCATGGCCATCGCCACCGGCTTGCAGACCGAGGAAGAATCGCGCACCTGCCACGATCTGGGCATCGCGTACGGCGAAGGTAACCTGTTCGGCAAACCCGGCCAGGCCGCGAGCGTGGCAGATCGTTCTGTCGAGCACACCTTGGAAGCGTCGTTACGCAGGTGA
- a CDS encoding DNA polymerase Y family protein, with translation MMKRVLCVWLPQWPLQQWCATQPEGKNRPGDVLRDAGGATVALYDRTSRGALAIAYCSPAAQARSIRPGMPLAEATAVAADRARPAACCYQRYDSLSSRNALVALATWCERFSPVVGLEETAHPESLFLDVTGLGPSFGGEPALVERVARELRAQGWQIRLALADTLGAAWAAAHYAEAAGTRAGMIIAPGESLSAVADLPTAALRLSAEEVRLLADLGLVQIGQLDKLPRPSLATRFGPELLRRWDQLTGAAEEVIRAETISAALEATWPFEQPVAQAGAIEAVIERLLERLTGMLLREERGVLRLECELLASSRQQAVGRGQKNVAGADTRMRVPISVGLMRPSAAPRYLFELLRMQLDRLRLTEPVAGIRIAVTKTELLECHQGELFEISAGRDDPRALAMLVDRLSSRLGRQCVLHAQLSSDPQPEEACRYQPLVGNEPSRRFDRRMPGRRGAGRHTDRRSPRGKNKEQVHEERHFKWSQRPLRLAPAPIPLTVVAVVPDGPLLWFTLGHERRHVARSWGPERIETGWWRGRGVRRDYYRVETTDGHRHWLFRRRSDGQWFWHGDFD, from the coding sequence ATGATGAAACGGGTATTGTGCGTCTGGCTCCCGCAGTGGCCGCTACAGCAGTGGTGCGCCACGCAGCCCGAGGGTAAGAATCGTCCTGGTGACGTCTTGCGCGATGCCGGTGGCGCGACTGTGGCGCTTTACGACAGGACGTCGCGCGGCGCGCTTGCCATTGCTTATTGCTCGCCGGCTGCGCAAGCGCGCTCGATCCGGCCCGGCATGCCGCTGGCCGAAGCTACGGCGGTGGCCGCGGATCGGGCGCGGCCAGCTGCCTGCTGTTACCAGCGTTACGATTCTCTGTCCTCGCGCAATGCGCTCGTGGCCCTGGCCACCTGGTGCGAACGTTTCAGCCCCGTCGTGGGACTGGAAGAGACGGCACATCCGGAAAGTTTGTTTTTGGACGTGACCGGGCTGGGGCCATCGTTTGGCGGCGAGCCGGCGCTTGTCGAGCGCGTGGCGCGCGAGCTGCGCGCGCAAGGCTGGCAAATCCGCCTGGCACTGGCCGATACTCTCGGCGCCGCCTGGGCTGCGGCCCATTACGCCGAGGCGGCGGGGACTCGCGCCGGCATGATCATCGCACCGGGAGAGTCTCTGTCGGCCGTGGCCGACTTGCCGACTGCGGCCCTGCGCTTGTCGGCGGAAGAAGTTCGCTTGCTTGCCGACCTGGGACTCGTGCAAATCGGGCAATTAGACAAGCTGCCGCGTCCTTCGCTGGCGACCCGTTTCGGTCCAGAACTTTTGCGGCGCTGGGATCAACTGACCGGCGCAGCCGAGGAAGTGATCCGCGCCGAAACGATTTCCGCGGCGCTCGAAGCCACCTGGCCGTTTGAGCAGCCGGTGGCGCAGGCCGGCGCGATCGAAGCGGTCATCGAACGATTATTGGAACGATTGACCGGCATGCTTTTACGCGAGGAGCGCGGCGTCTTACGGCTGGAATGCGAGCTGTTGGCAAGTAGTCGGCAGCAGGCAGTGGGCAGAGGGCAGAAGAATGTTGCAGGGGCAGACACGCGCATGCGCGTGCCGATCTCGGTGGGATTAATGCGCCCTAGCGCCGCGCCGCGCTATTTGTTCGAGTTGCTGCGCATGCAGCTCGATCGGCTGCGCTTGACCGAGCCAGTGGCGGGAATCCGCATCGCTGTGACGAAGACCGAACTACTGGAATGCCATCAGGGAGAATTATTCGAGATCTCAGCCGGCCGCGATGATCCGCGCGCGCTGGCCATGCTCGTCGATCGGCTGAGCAGCCGCTTGGGGCGGCAATGCGTCTTGCATGCGCAATTGTCGAGCGATCCGCAGCCGGAAGAGGCCTGCCGCTACCAGCCGCTCGTGGGAAATGAACCCTCGCGACGATTCGATCGTCGCATGCCCGGGCGGCGCGGAGCCGGGCGACATACGGACCGGCGTTCGCCGCGTGGCAAGAACAAAGAGCAGGTGCACGAAGAGCGGCACTTCAAATGGTCGCAGCGGCCGCTGCGTTTGGCCCCCGCTCCGATTCCGCTCACCGTGGTCGCCGTGGTGCCGGATGGGCCACTCCTCTGGTTCACGCTGGGGCATGAGCGCCGCCACGTGGCGCGCAGTTGGGGACCGGAACGGATCGAAACCGGCTGGTGGCGCGGCCGCGGCGTGCGGCGTGATTACTACCGTGTAGAAACCACCGACGGCCACCGCCACTGGCTCTTCCGCCGTCGCAGCGACGGCCAATGGTTCTGGCACGGAGACTTCGACTAA